GCACCCGGGCCTCCAGGCCCCAGTCCATCGTCATGTTGTCGACGCGCTTGACGGGGTCGTCGACCATCATCACGTGCGTGTCCAGCCGCAGGTCGGCGTCCAGGGCCGTCTCGGCCCCCTCGGCCGCCATGTGGGCGCGCACGAACTCGGCGGAGGCGTCCTCGGCGGCCAGCAGGCCGGGTTCGAGGATGCGGGCGAGATCGGCGTGGGACCGGTCGAAGTAGGTGTCGACGTACGCGTCGGCGGCGCTCTGCCGGGGCACGCCCGCCATCGCCGGGTACCAGTGGTAGCCGGCGAACACCTCGTCGGCGCCCTGGCCGCTCTGCACGACCTTGACCTCCTTGGCGACCTGCTCGGACAGCAGGTGGAAGGCCACCACGTCGTGGCTCATCATGGGCTCGCTCATGGCGCGCACCGCTGCCTCCAGAGCTCCGGAGACCCGGTCGGAGGGGACCATGAGCTGGTGGTGGCGGGTGTCGAAGTGCCGGGCCACGAGGTCGGAGTAGTGGAACTCGTCGCCCTCCTCGCCGCCCTCGGACTCGAAGCCGACGCTGAAGGTCGCGAGGTCGTCCTGCCCCTGCTCGGCCAGCAGGGCCACGATGAGGCTGGAGTCCAGCCCGCCGGAGAGCAGCACGCCGACGGGCACGTCGGCGACCATGCGGCGGCGCACGGCGGTGCGCAGCGCGTCCAGTACGGCGTCCGTCCAGTCGTCCGCGCCCAGTGCCGCGTACTCGGCGCGGCGGGTGTACGAGGGCTGCCAGTAGCAGTGGTCGCGCCGGGTGCCGTCGGGCTCGACGGTCCGCACGGTGGCCGGGGGCAGCTTGCGCACGCCGTTCAGGACGGTGTGGGGCGCGGCGACGGTCGCGTGCCAGCTGAAGTACTGGTGCAGGGCCACCGGGTCGAGCGAGGTGTCGACGCCGCCGCCCGCGAGCAGCGCGGGCAGGGAGGAGGCGAACCGGAGCCGGTCGGGCGTCTCGGCCAGGTACAGCGGCTTGATGCCGAGCCGGTCGCGGGCCAGCACGACCCGCCCGGTGTCCTGCTCGACGATCACGAAGGCGAACATGCCGTAGAAGCGGTCGACGCAGTCGGCGCCCCACTGCGCGTAGGCCTTGAGCACCACCTCGGTGTCGGAGTCCGAGAAGAAGTGGTGGCCCAGGCCGCGCAGTTCGTCGCGCAGTTCCCGGTAGTTGTAGATGCAGCCGTTGAAGACGCCGGCGATCCGGGCGCGGGGGTCGGACATGGGCTGGGCGCCGGTCTCCGACAAGTCGATGATCTTCAGCCGACGGTGGCCGAGGGCGACCGCTCCCTGGGACCAGACGCCCCGGCCGTCGGGGCCCCGGGGGGCGAGCCGGTCGGTCATCCGTTCCACGGCCGCCAGGTCGGGGCGTTCGCCGTCGAACCGTATCTCTCCGCTGAGTCCGCACATCAGAGGCGCCCCTTCTCCCGGTCCGCGGTGCGTCCCGGACCCGCCGGGCGGCTCCGGGCCGGGCGTCGCGGCCCGGGGGCGCCGGCCGGGACGGCGGACGCCGGGTGCGGGTGGTCGGAGGTGGCGGGGTGCTGCCTACTGGACATGACGGTCTGACTCTCCTTCGTCACTCGGGGGTGCCGGCACGGTGGGGGGGTGCGGCGGGCCGGGAGCGCGGTGCTCAGGCGCTCGGGCTCGGGGCGGCCGGCCTGCGGACGGGACCGCGCACACGTCCGGCGCCCACCGGCGCGGTCCGGTGCGGGGGGCGGGCGGCCGCGCGCCGCGTTCCGCGGTCGCCGCGGGTCTCGGCCACCATCAGGTCGACGCTGGCGAGGAGGTCCTCGGCCTGGGCCGTCCGGCGCAGGCGGTGGGCGGCGCTGCCGGCCTCCAGGGCCTCCTCCAGGAGCGTGCTCACGGTGTCCCAGTCGCCGGAGGCCTCCAGCGCGGGGCGCAGCCGGGCCAGCATGCCGCGCAGCACCACGGGGGCGGGGGCCGCGCGGTGCGCGACCGGGTCGACCAGGGGGCCTTCGAGACCGGAGCGCGCGGCCCGCCAGGCGGCGGCGCGCAGCCGGTCGTGGCGGCCGTCGCACAGCGGGCCGTCCGCGCGTTCCAGGCGCTCGCAGGCGTCGCGCACCAGCGCGCGGAACAGCCCGGCGACCAGTACCACGGTCTCCGCGCGCGGACAGGCGTCGCAGATGCGCAGCTCCAGCGTGCCCTGGTGGGCCGAGGGCCGCACGTCGTGGTAGACCATGCCGGCGTCGGTGATGACACCGGAGTCGATCAGCTCCGCGAGGGCCGCGTCGTAGGCGGCGGCGTCCGGGTGGCAGCCGGCCGGGCCGGCGGTGGGCCAGCGCTGCCAGAGCATGGTCCGCCAACTGGCGTAGCCGGTGTCCGAGCCGAGCCAGAACGGGGAGCTGGCGGAGAGGGCCAGCAGCGGCGGCAGCCACGGCGAGACCAGGCACATGGCGCGGACGGCGGTGTCGCGGTCGGGCACGTCGACGTGC
This is a stretch of genomic DNA from Streptomyces sp. TG1A-8. It encodes these proteins:
- a CDS encoding N-acetylglutaminylglutamine amidotransferase, whose translation is MCGLSGEIRFDGERPDLAAVERMTDRLAPRGPDGRGVWSQGAVALGHRRLKIIDLSETGAQPMSDPRARIAGVFNGCIYNYRELRDELRGLGHHFFSDSDTEVVLKAYAQWGADCVDRFYGMFAFVIVEQDTGRVVLARDRLGIKPLYLAETPDRLRFASSLPALLAGGGVDTSLDPVALHQYFSWHATVAAPHTVLNGVRKLPPATVRTVEPDGTRRDHCYWQPSYTRRAEYAALGADDWTDAVLDALRTAVRRRMVADVPVGVLLSGGLDSSLIVALLAEQGQDDLATFSVGFESEGGEEGDEFHYSDLVARHFDTRHHQLMVPSDRVSGALEAAVRAMSEPMMSHDVVAFHLLSEQVAKEVKVVQSGQGADEVFAGYHWYPAMAGVPRQSAADAYVDTYFDRSHADLARILEPGLLAAEDASAEFVRAHMAAEGAETALDADLRLDTHVMMVDDPVKRVDNMTMDWGLEARVPFLDHELVELAAACPPELKLADGGKGILKAAGRKVLPREVVDRPKGYFPVPAIKHMAGPVLQRVRETLTSPEAKERGVFRQEYVAELLAAPNEHRTRRGANTLWQVALLETWLQTHGIR
- a CDS encoding YbdK family carboxylate-amine ligase, which produces MTPRLGAEEEFHVLDVESGRLVPRAGELLGRLGRPGFTGELQRSVVERNSGVHATLDGLYADLSSARRALDTAAADLGLAVVAAGTVPLARVTPRDVTADPRYQRMVDDYRLVADEQLICSAQVHVDVPDRDTAVRAMCLVSPWLPPLLALSASSPFWLGSDTGYASWRTMLWQRWPTAGPAGCHPDAAAYDAALAELIDSGVITDAGMVYHDVRPSAHQGTLELRICDACPRAETVVLVAGLFRALVRDACERLERADGPLCDGRHDRLRAAAWRAARSGLEGPLVDPVAHRAAPAPVVLRGMLARLRPALEASGDWDTVSTLLEEALEAGSAAHRLRRTAQAEDLLASVDLMVAETRGDRGTRRAAARPPHRTAPVGAGRVRGPVRRPAAPSPSA